The Vigna unguiculata cultivar IT97K-499-35 chromosome 6, ASM411807v1, whole genome shotgun sequence genome contains a region encoding:
- the LOC114187623 gene encoding cationic peroxidase 2-like — protein MHKLFTLSIHNIMKMEGGNNLWKKELLLKLVLVAMGVVNTVHGHGTRVGFYSRTCPGVESIVTSTVESHVRSDPTLAASILRLHFHDCFVRGCDASVLIAGSATERTAPPNVNLRGYEVIDDAKDKLEALCPGVVSCADILALAARDSVVLSGGRSWKVPTGRKDGRVSIGSETSSLPGPNDTVSVQKRKFRDKGLNTIDLVVLAGGHTIGTSACQFFADRIYNPNGTTDPSIDPSFVPFLRQICPQNQPTKRVALDTHSQFKFDTSYFANLKRGRGVLRSDQALWTDPSTRPFVQKYLATAPFNYQFGNSMVKMGNIGVKQGDEGEIRNKCSAIN, from the exons ATGCATAAACTCTTCACACTCTCAATCCACAATATAATGAAAATGGAGGGTGGTAATAATTTGTGGAAGAAAGAGCTGCTTCTAAAGCTTGTTTTGGTTGCTATGGGAGTTGTGAACACAGTGCATGGGCATGGGACGCGTGTAGGGTTCTATTCCAGAACATGTCCAGGTGTTGAATCCATTGTTACCTCCACAGTTGAGTCCCACGTTAGGTCTGATCCTACTTTGGCTGCTTCGATACTTAGGCTGCACTTCCATGATTGCTTTGTCCGAGGTTGTGATGCTTCTGTTCTTATTGCTGGCTCTGCTACCGAGAGAACAGCACCGCCAAACGTTAATCTCAGAGGATACGAGGTTATTGACGATGCAAAAGACAAGCTCGAAGCTCTCTGTCCTGGTGTTGTGTCCTGCGCTGATATCCTTGCTCTTGCTGCTCGTGATTCTGTTGTTCtg AGTGGTGGAAGAAGTTGGAAAGTGCCAACAGGACGCAAAGATGGAAGGGTTTCAATCGGCAGCGAAACCAGCAGTTTGCCTGGTCCTAATGACACTGTCTCAGTGCAGAAGAGGAAGTTTCGTGATAAGGGTCTCAACACCATAGACCTCGTCGTTCTCGCTG GTGGCCATACAATAGGCACAAGCGCTTGCCAATTTTTTGCAGACAGAATATACAACCCTAATGGCACCACTGATCCTTCCATCGACCCTTCATTTGTTCCGTTTCTGCGACAGATTTGCCCACAAAACCAACCAACGAAACGAGTGGCACTAGACACTCATAGCCAATTCAAATTCGACACTTCCTACTTTGCTAACCTAAAGAGAGGCCGTGGAGTTCTCCGTTCTGATCAAGCGCTCTGGACTGATCCTTCCACCAGACCCTTTGTTCAGAAATACTTAGCCACCGCTCCTTTCAACTACCAATTCGGCAACTCTATGGTTAAGATGGGTAACATTGGTGTCAAACAGGGTGACGAGGGTGAAATTCGCAACAAATGTTCTgctataaattaa
- the LOC114186549 gene encoding cationic peroxidase 2-like, translating to MEARSFYSLLFLFFALGFVNTVHGQGTRQGFYSSSCPRAESIVKSTVQSHVKSDPTLAAGLLRMHFHDCFVQGCDGSVLISGANTEKTAFANLGLRGFEVVDDAKTQLEAACPGVVSCADILALAARDSVVLSGGLSYQVPTGRRDGRISQASDVSNLPAPFDSVDVQKQKFTAKGLNTQDLVTLLGAHTIGTTACQFFSNRLYNFTANGPDSSIDPSFLPQLQSLCPQNGDGSNRVALDTGSQRVFDLSYYNNLRRGRGILQSDQALWNDDSTQKIVQGYLGLIRGLLGLKFNVEFGNSMVKMGNIELKTGTDGEIRKICSAIN from the exons atggaggcACGTAGTTTCTACTCTCTACTGTTTCTTTTCTTTGCTTTAGGTTTTGTAAACACAGTGCATGGGCAAGGGACACGTCAAGGGTTTTATTCTAGTTCGTGTCCTCGTGCCGAGTCCATTGTTAAGTCCACAGTTCAATCCCACGTTAAGTCTGATCCTACTCTGGCTGCTGGGTTGCTTCGGATGCACTTCCACGATTGCTTTGTGCAAGGTTGTGACGGTTCTGTTCTCATTTCCGGTGCTAACACCGAGAAAACAGCCTTTGCTAACCTCGGTTTACGAGGATTTGAGGTTGTTGATGATGCAAAGACACAGCTCGAGGCTGCATGCCCCGGTGTTGTGTCTTGTGCTGATATCCTTGCACTTGCTGCTCGTGATTCCGTTGTTCTG AGTGGTGGACTGAGCTATCAGGTTCCTACGGGACGCAGAGATGGACGCATATCACAGGCTTCTGATGTGAGTAACTTGCCAGCTCCTTTTGACTCTGTTGATGTTCAGAAACAAAAGTTCACAGCAAAGGGACTCAACACTCAAGACCTTGTCACCCTTCTTG GTGCACATACCATTGGAACTACAGCTTGTCAGTTTTTCAGTAACAGATTATACAACTTCACTGCAAACGGTCCTGATTCTTCCATCGACCCTTCATTTCTTCCCCAACTACAATCGTTATGCCCCCAAAACGGCGACGGTTCAAACCGCGTTGCCCTAGACACGGGTAGTCAAAGAGTATTTGATTTATCTTACTATAATAATTTGAGGAGAGGACGTGGAATTCTGCAGTCTGATCAAGCGCTCTGGAACGATGATTCCACACAGAAAATTGTGCAGGGGTACTTGGGCTTAATAAGAGGCTTGCTTGGACTGAAATTCAACGTGGAATTTGGAAATTCTATGGTGAAGATGGGCAACATTGAGTTGAAAACTGGCACCGATGGTGAAATTCGCAAGATTTGTTCTGCCATCAACTAG
- the LOC114187611 gene encoding LOW QUALITY PROTEIN: cationic peroxidase 2-like (The sequence of the model RefSeq protein was modified relative to this genomic sequence to represent the inferred CDS: inserted 2 bases in 1 codon), with the protein MEGRSLCSLMFLLLALATLNVVHGQGTRVGFYARTCPRAESIVRSTVQSHVRSDRTLAAGLLRMHFHDCFVQGCDGSVLIAGAGTERTAFANLGVRGYEVIDDAKTQLEAACPGVXSCADILALAARDSVFLSGGLSWQVPTGRRDGRISQASDVSNLPAPFDSVDVQKQKFTAKGLNTQDLVTLVGGHTIGTTACQFFSNRLYNFTANGADSSINPLFLPQLRTLCPQNGGDSNRVALDTGSENRFDTSFFGNLRNGRGILQSDQALWNDPSTKSFVQGYLASKPSLFNVEFAKAMVKMSNIELKTGTNGEIRKICSAFN; encoded by the exons ATGGAGGGACGGAGTTTGTGCTCACTAATGTTTCTTTTGCTTGCTTTGGCCACTCTGAACGTTGTGCATGGCCAAGGGACGCGTGTAGGGTTCTATGCAAGAACATGTCCTCGCGCTGAGTCCATTGTTAGGTCCACAGTTCAATCCCATGTTAGGTCTGATCGTACTTTGGCTGCTGGGTTGCTTCGGATGCACTTTCACGATTGTTTTGTGCAAGGTTGTGACGGTTCTGTTCTCATTGCTGGTGCTGGCACTGAGAGAACAGCATTTGCAAACCTTGGTGTAAGAGGATACGAGGTTATTGATGATGCCAAAACACAGCTAGAGGCTGCATGCCCCGGTGT GTCTTGTGCTGATATCCTTGCTCTTGCTGCTCGTGATTCTGTATTTCTG AGTGGTGGATTGAGTTGGCAAGTGCCTACTGGACGCAGAGATGGACGCATATCACAGGCTTCTGATGTGAGTAACTTGCCTGCTCCTTTTGACTCTGTTGATGTTCAGAAACAAAAGTTCACAGCAAAGGGACTCAACACACAAGACCTCGTCACCCTTGTTG GTGGTCATACGATTGGTACTACAGCTTGCCAGTTCTTCAGCAACAGATTGTACAACTTCACTGCAAATGGTGCTGACTCTTCAATCAACCCTTTATTTCTTCCTCAGCTAAGAACATTGTGCCCGCAAAACGGTGGTGATTCAAACCGAGTAGCTCTTGATACCGGTAGTGAAAACAGATTTGACACATCATTCTTTGGCAATTTGAGAAATGGGCGTGGAATTCTGCAGTCTGATCAAGCGCTTTGGAACGATCCTTCCACCAAGTCATTTGTACAGGGTTACTTGGCCTCCAAACCCTCGCTTTTCAATGTGGAATTTGCAAAAGCTATGGTGAAGATGAGCAACATTGAGTTGAAGACTGGAACCAATGGTGAAATTCGCAAGATATGTTCTGCCTTTAACTAG
- the LOC114187662 gene encoding uncharacterized protein LOC114187662: protein MAASAFSNALLSPVTLPSKPKSISFQHRFPLLKFPSTRSHPSLSKTTTFCSSDAANAPQNDTPIELRYPAFPTVMDINQIRDILPHRFPFLLVDRVIEYNPGVSAVAIKNVTINDNFFPGHFPERPIMPGVLMVEAMAQVGGLVMLQPEVGGSRENFFFAGIDKVRFRKPVIAGDTLVMRMTLTKLQKRFGIAKMDGKAYVGGEVVCEGEFLMAMGSE, encoded by the exons ATGGCAGCCTCTGCTTTCTCCAACGCATTACTTTCTCCCGTAACTCTTCCTTCCAAACCCAAATCCATTTCCTTTCAACACAGATTCCCACTTCTCAAATTCCCCAGCACCAGATCCCACCCCTCGTTGAGCAAAACGACCACGTTTTGTTCCTCGGATGCCGCCAATGCTCCTCAAAATGACACCCCAATTGAATTAA GGTATCCGGCATTTCCAACAGTCATGGATATCAACCAGATTCGTGACATTTTACCCCACAG GTTTCCTTTCCTTCTGGTGGATAGAGTGATTGAGTACAACCCTGGCGTTTCTGCTGTCGCTATAAAGAATGTGACAATAAATGACAATTTCTTTCCTGGACATTTTCCAGAAAGGCCCATCATGCCAGGTGTTCTCATGGTTGAG GCAATGGCACAAGTTGGCGGTTTGGTCATGTTGCAACCTGAAGTGGGAGGTTCTCGTGAAAACTTCTTCTTTGCTGGAATTGACAAAGTGCGATTTCGTAAGCCAGTGATTGCAGGGGACACCTTAGTTATGAGAATGACGCTTACTAAGCTGCAAAAGCGATTTGGAATAGCAAAGATGGATGGGAAGGCATATGTTGGAGGTGAAGTTGTGTGTGAGGGTGAATTTTTGATGGCGATGGGGAGTGAATAA
- the LOC114187661 gene encoding chlorophyll a-b binding protein CP24 10A, chloroplastic yields MAAATSGAVLNGLGSSFLSGGSRSQTLLATAIGGKLGVAVSPRRLIVVAAAAPKKSWLPGVRGGGNLVDPEWLDGSLPGDYGFDPLGLGKDPSFLKWYREAELIHGRWAMAAVVGIFVGQAWSGVPWFLAGADPNAIAPFSFGSLLGTQLLLMGWVESKRWVDFFNPDSQSVEWATPWSKTAENFANATGEQGYPGGKFFDPLGFAGTLKDGVYIPDTEKLERLKLAEIKHARIAMLAMLIFYFEAGQGKTPLGALGL; encoded by the exons ATGGCAGCTGCAACATCTGGTGCTGTGTTAAATGGGTTGGGATCTTCCTTCTTGAGTGGAGGAAGCAGGAGCCAAACCCTTCTGGCCACTGCTATTGGAGGCAAACTCGGTGTTGCAGTTAGTCCTAGGAGACTCATTGTGGTTGCTGCGGCAGCACCAAAGAAGTCATGGCTCCCTGGTGTTAGAGGTGGTGGCAATCTCGTCGACCCAGAATGGCTTGATGGATC GCTACCAGGTGACTATGGTTTTGACCCACTAGGCCTGGGGAAGGACCCATCATTCCTGAAATGGTACAGAGAAGCTGAGCTGATTCATGGGAGGTGGGCAATGGCTGCAGTTGTAGGTATCTTCGTGGGGCAGGCCTGGAGTGGAGTGCCATGGTTTTTGGCTGGAGCAGACCCCAATGCAATTGCTCCTTTTTCCTTTGGTTCTCTTTTGGGAACCCAGTTGCTTCTTATGGGATGGGTTGAGAGCAAGAGATGGGTGGATTTCTTCAACCCAGACTCACAGTCAGTGGAATGGGCGACTCCATGGTCAAAAACTGCTGAGAACTTTGCTAATGCTACTGGTGAACAAGGGTACCCAGGAGGCAAATTCTTTGACCCTTTGGGCTTCGCTGGCACTCTCAAGGATGGAGTTTACATCCCGGATACAGAGAAGCTGGAAAGATTGAAATTAGCTGAGATTAAGCATGCCAGGATTGCAATGTTGGCCATGCTCATTTTCTACTTTGAGGCTGGACAAGGAAAGACCCCCCTAGGTGCACTTGGCTTGTAA